The following proteins are co-located in the Micromonospora coriariae genome:
- a CDS encoding NUDIX hydrolase, whose translation MIPRSRATGRAIFYQAFYRLPLPVRRRLVRLAVPKYIVGAVTLVRDAEATGAGRLLLLRQPPGKGWSLPAGLLDRGEAPVVGAARELFEESGIRLPPSRLRPAVPNAVVHAKGWVDMVFEAEVPAAETELAVDGAEVFEAAWHPLDDLPKLTWPTARLLAYYDIGPLAGQFPPPVPDTTP comes from the coding sequence ATGATCCCCCGCTCCCGCGCCACCGGTCGGGCCATTTTCTACCAGGCCTTCTACCGGCTGCCGTTGCCGGTGCGCCGTCGCCTGGTCCGGTTGGCCGTGCCCAAGTACATCGTCGGCGCGGTCACCCTGGTCCGCGACGCCGAGGCGACGGGTGCGGGCAGGTTGCTGCTGCTGCGCCAGCCGCCCGGCAAGGGTTGGTCGCTCCCGGCCGGCCTGCTGGATCGGGGCGAGGCCCCGGTGGTGGGCGCGGCTCGCGAGCTGTTCGAGGAGTCCGGCATCCGGCTCCCCCCGTCCCGGCTGCGGCCCGCGGTGCCGAACGCGGTCGTGCACGCCAAGGGTTGGGTGGACATGGTCTTCGAGGCGGAGGTGCCGGCCGCCGAGACCGAGCTGGCGGTCGACGGCGCGGAGGTCTTCGAGGCCGCCTGGCACCCCCTGGACGACCTGCCGAAGCTGACCTGGCCGACCGCACGGCTGCTCGCCTACTACGACATCGGGCCGCTGGCCGGGCAGTTTCCGCCACCGGTGCCCGACACCACGCCGTGA